GGGTGATGATCGGCGCGATCTCGTCGCGGAAGTAGCGGCGCACCCAGGCCTTGAGCTTGGTGGTCCAGTAACGGCGGCGGATGAAGTTGATGTTGTGCTTGGCCAGCTCCGGAAACAGCGTGTCGTTGAGGATCGCGTACTGGCGCTCCACCTGCTCGTGCACCAACTCGGAAATCCGCGCCAGCGCCTGGTGCGGCTGCAGGCCGTCTGCGCCGGCCTGTTCACGGGCGAAATTGATCTGTTTCTTCAGGCCGGCGACGCGAATCTCGAAGAACTCGTCGAGGTTGCTGGAAAAGATCAGCAGGAACTTCAGGCGTTCGAGCAGTGGATAGGACTCGTCCAGCGCCTGCTCCAGCACCCGGATATTGAACTGCAGCTGCGACAGTTCGCGGTGGATGTACAGGCTGCTGTCATCCAGGCTGGGAATCGGGGCCGGCGGCGGGGTTTCCACCACCGGCGTCTCGGCGACCACCTCGACCGGAGGCGGGTTGTTGTCGAGCACTTCGCTGTTGAGTCCTTCGCTGTTCATCACTGGTTCCTGAGGGGACGATCACCCCTGTTTTAACAGTTCTGCCGCACGCACGGCGAAATAGGTGAGGATGCCATCGGCGCCGGCGCGTTTGAAGGCGGTCAGCGATTCGAGGATCACCGCCTCGCTGAGCCAGCCGTTCTGGATCGCGGCCATGTGCATGGCGTACTCGCCACTGACCTGATAGACGAAGGTCGGCACCTTGTAGGCGTCCTTGACCCGCCAGAGGATGTCCAGGTACGGCATGCCCGGCTTGACCATGACCATGTCGGCGCCTTCGGCCAGGTCGGCCGCCACTTCATGCAGCGCCTCATTGCCGTTGGCCGGATCCATCTGATAGCCGAGCTTGTTGCCCTTGCCGAGGTTCGCCGCCGAACCCACCGCATCGCGGAACGGGCCGTAGTAGGCGCTGGCGTACTTGGCCGAGTAGGCCATGATGCGCACGTTGACGTGCTCGGCCAGCTCCAGCGCTTCGCGGATCGCCTGCACACGGCCGTCCATCATGTCCGACGGCGCCACCACCTGCGCACCGGCTTCGGCATGCGACAGCGCCTGCTTGACCAGCGCATCGACGGTGATGTCGTTCTGCACGTAGCCGTTTTCGTCGAGGACACCGTCCTGACCGTGAGTGGTGAAGGGGTCGAGGGCGACGTCGCTGATCACGCCGAGCTCGGGGAATTTCGCGCGCAGGGCACGAATCGCGCGCTGGGCGATGCCGTCCGGGTTCCAGGCTTCGGCGCCGTCGAGGGATTTCTTCTCCAGCGGCGTGACCGGAAACAGCGCCAGCGCCGGAATGCCCAGCTCGACCCAGTGTTCGGCCGCCTGCAGCAGCAGGTCGATGGACAGGCGCTCGACGCCAGGCATCGACGGCACGGCTTCGCGGCGGTTTTCGCCGTCGAGGACGAACACCGGCAGGATCAGATCATCGACACTCAGGCGATGCTCGCGCACCAGGCGACGGGAGAAGTCGTCACGACGATTGCGACGCAGGCGGGTGGCGGGAAACAGGCGATTGGCGGGGGTAACGCTCACGGCAGACTCCAGAGCCCGCACGGGCGGGCCAGTGTGACGGTTATAAGCGACCATTATGACCAAATGATGAGGGTCACATGACCGCATGCGACGGCGGGTCGCACAGCCAGACGCGCATTGTGGCATGACGCGCCACCTTCCGGGTTCGTCACGGTCAGAGTAGTCTTCAGCACCTGCATCGTTGAGTGCACCGCATGCTCCAAGAACTGATCCGCCAGTTTGGCTATCCGGCACTGGTACTGGGCACCTTCCTCGAAGGCGAAGTGTCGCTGCTGCTGGCTGCCTACATGGCCGTGCGCAACGTGCTGGAAATCGAATGGGTGGCGCTGTGTGCCTTCCTCGGCACCTTCGCCAGCGATCAGCTGTGGTATTACCTCGGCCGCCGTCACGGTCGCGCCCTGCTGGCGCGCAAGCCACGCTGGCAGCCGCTGGGCGAGCGCGCCAGCGCGCTGATCAGACGCTATCCGGATCTGTGGGTCCTGTCCTTCCGTTTTCTCTACGGCCTGCGTACGGTGATGCCGCTGACCATCGGCCTGTCCGGCTATTCCTGGCGCCGCTACCTGCTGCTGGACGCCATCGGCGCCGGCGTCTGGGCCGGCGGCATCAGTCTGCTGGCCTACAGCCTGGGCAACGCCATGGGCGGATTGCTGGAGGAGCTGCGCAACTATCAGGTCATCCTGCTGGCCGCCGTGGTGCTGCTGCTCACCCTCGCCTGGCTATACCGGTGGCGTCAGCGCCGGCGTGGCTGAACCACGAACCCACCAGATACCCAGCAGACTGACCAGGCTGTAGGCGATCAGCCAGGTCCAGATCCCTGTATTCAGCGCCAACATGCCCAGTTCACCGGCCAGCCAGAAGGCCGGCAGGTTGCTCGCCAGACGCAGGTACTCCAGCCGCCGGGCGTTGCTGCGGTTCTCCAGCCACAGGCCGATGCTGCACAGGCCCAACATGAGCCACAGGCAGGCCAGCAATACCGCACCCAGCGGCAGAGCGTCGCCCTGCGCCATCAGCCATACGCCGGCCAACAGATAGCAAACGAACTGCAGCAAGGCGTAGACCTGCGCTCCGCGCCCCAGCGGCACCTCGAACTTGCGGAAGTTGCTCAGATCAGCCTTGGCCTGCGGATAGCGCGCCGCCACGTCGGCCGGGCGCCAGCCGGTCGGCATGAACCAGATGCGCAGGCGATCCCACCAGGAACCGGCGCGCCTGGCGTCGTTCCACAGCCCGGCGTAGACCTGCAGATTGGCCCACAGCGGGTTCCAGCTGGCTAGCGGCACGGTAACGCCGAAGATCACCGGCTCCTCGTCGAGCTCCTCCTGGAAGGTGCCAAAAATTCGGTCCCAGACAATGAACACACCGCCGTAATTGCGATCCATGTAGATAGGATTCTGCGCATGGTGCACGCGGTGGTTGGACGGGCTGATGAACACCCACTCGAACCAGCCCAACTTGGGGATGTGGCGAGTATGCACCCAGAACTGATAGAGCAGGTTAAGCGCAGCTACGGTGAGGAAGACCAGCGGCGGGACACCAACCAGAGCCATGGGCAGATAGAAGATCCAGCTGAAGATGAACCCGGTACTGGTCTGACGCAAGGCAGTGGAAAGGTTGTAGTCCTCGCTCTGGTGGTGCACCGCATGTGCGGCCCAGAGCACGTTGCGCTCGTGGCTCAGGCGATGGTTCCAGTAGTAGCAGAAGTCGTAGAAGACGAAGGCGAAGACCCACACCCAGAGGCTGTTTTCGGGCAGTTCGAACAGCGCCAGGTGTTCCCAGGCGAAGGCGTAGGTGAGCAGGCCGACCACCTTGGTGAGTATCCCGGTGACCTGCGACAGTACGCCTGCGCTGAGGCTGTTGAGGGAGTCGGCCAGGCGATAGGTGCGCATGCCGCGCCAGCGGTCAGCGAGCAGTTCCAGACCGATAAGCAGAAAGAAGAAGGGCACTGCATAGAGAACGTAATTCATGACTGCGCCATATCGTTGTACTTGTGTCGGGAATGAGCTGTTATTCATCCTATGCGCAGCTTCGCCAGGCTTCGCGGCAGCAAATGACAGCCCGGGTGGCATTTGGCGACAACCCGGAAACCGGTAATACCCGCGCCCGCTTCACGGTCGCGTCCTTCCTCACCAGGAGTCGAGCATGAGCAAGAAAGTGGCAGTGATTCTGTCCGGCTGTGGCGTCTACGATGGCGCCGAGATCCATGAAAGCGTGATCACCCTGTTGCGCCTCGACCAGCGTGGCGCCGAAGTCCAGTGTTTCGCCCCCAACGTGCCGCAATTGCACGTGGTCGATCACTACAGCGGCGACGAGATGGACGAGACGCGCAACGTCCTGGTGGAGTCCGCACGCATCGCCCGCGGCAAGATCAAGGACGTCAAGGAGCTGCGCGCGGCGGAGTTCGACGCGCTGATCCTGCCCGGCGGCTTCGGCGTGGCGAAGAACCTTTCCGACTTCGCCACCGGCGGCGCGAACTGCAGCGTGCAGTCGGACGTCCTGGACGCGTGCAAGGCCTTCGTCGACGCAGGCAAGCCGGTCGGCCTGATGTGCATCGCGCCGGCCCTGGCGGCGAAGATCTTCGGCGCCGGCGTGGTATGCACCATCGGCAGCGATCACGACACCGCCGCCGCCCTGACCCAGATGGGCGCCGAGCATCAGGAGTGCGAGGTCAGCGACATCATCGAGGACGAGCAGCGCAAGCTGGTGACCACGCCCGCCTACATGCTCGCCCAGTCCATCGCCGAGGCGGCATCGGGCATCAACAAACTGGTCGACCGCGTACTGGAGCTGACCCACCAGCAAGACTGACCAGGCACCACTCGCAGGGCGCTTCGGTCAATGGTCAGGGCAGTCCGGCCGCAGCCCTGGCCAATCTCGCCAGGCTGCGGCAGCGTGACAGACACCTGATTTTTCGGAGTGTCACGATGCCGCAAGCCTTCACCCTGGACGCCGACCTGCAACAGGCGGTGACCACCTTCTTCCAGCGCATCCCGTTCAACCAGCTGCTCGGTATCGAAATCGATGAACTGAGCGAAGAGCAGGTGATCATGCACCTGCCGATGAAGCCCGAGCTGATCGGCAACTACCTCCACGGCATTCTGCACGGCGGCGTGATCTCATCACTGCTCGATGTCTGTGGCGGCGCCATGGCACTGATCGGTGCCTTCGCCAACCACCAGCACCTGCCGGCGGCCGAGCGCATGAACAGATTGTCCAAGCTCGGCACCATCGACCTGCGCATCGACTACCTGCGCCCCGGACGCGGCCAGCGCTTCACCGCCACGGCCATGCCGCTGCGCGCCGGCAACAAGGTGGCGGTGATCCGCATGGAGCTGCACAACGACGAAGGCGTGCTGGTGGCCGTGGGTACCGGCACCTATCTGTGCGGCTAGCGAAACGCTCTCGGATGGTCAGGGCATCTAGCGACTCAAGCGCGTGAGAATCCGATCCAGCGCATTGGCGAAGGCCTGACGATCCTTCTCCGAGTAGGGCGCCTGGCCGCCGCCAACCTGGCCCTGCTCGCGCAAGTCGGTGAACAGGTTGCGCACCGCCAGGCGCTCGCCCATGTTGCGCTCATCGAACTCTCGGCCACGCGGGTCGAGCGCAGCGACGCCCTTCTTCACCAGGCGGTCAGCCAGCGGCACATCACTGCAGATCACCAGCTCGCCGGGCACGGCGTGCTCCACCAGGTGATCGTCGGCCGCATCCGGACCGCTGGGCACCACGATCAGCTTCACGCAGGCGAAGTTCGGCCGGACCACGGCCTGCCCGGCAACCAGCACCACTTCGAAGCCCCGCTTGAGGGCGAACTTGACCACCTGATCCCGCGCCGCCCGAGGGCAGGCGTCGGCGTCGATCCATACACGCATGCAGCAACTTCCGCAGAGAAACCAGCGCTCAGTATGCCAGCAGGCGAACGGCTCAGGCGTTGTAGAACGGCTGGCAGCGCTCGCGTACGGCGCGCGACAGGCTGTCGTCGGCCAGTTCGATCAGATCCAGCTCCACCTCATCCGGCAACAGCTCGGCCACCAGCGCGGCCAGGCGCCGCTGCCCGCTCTGATCGGCCCCGGAGACTGCCAGCAGCAACCTGGGTTGCGGGCCGATGGCCGGATCGCGCAATGCAGCAAGAAAGGCCTCGCGCACGGCGAGCTGGGCACAGGCCGCAGACAGCGCCTGCTCCAGAGAGGGGTGACGCAGAGCAGCCAGCGCCAGGTCAGGACTGTCGGCGTAATGAGCGGAATGGATCGAGGAAGACATGCGTGCACTCGGCAAGAGATTTGCGACCAGCCTAGGGGCACAGAGAGTCGCTGTCGTGGCAGCCGTTCACGCTATTGGGGTAACGAGGGCGATAAATCGCCCCCGTATCTTTCTTCAGCCCTGCCTAGGCAGATACCGACGCTGCCCCAACCAGCTGCGTCCATACAGCAGAGCGATTCCCGCCAGCGCCAGGCCTTGCGCCGACAGGCTCCAGGCATCGGCATAGATGCCCAGCCAGTCGAACTCGAAGAACGCCACCGGGCGCGTGCCGAGCACGCCGGCTTCCTGCAGTGCAGCCACACCGTGGCCGGCGAAAACCACCGACAGCACACACAGCAGCACTGCATTGATGCCGAAGAAGGTCGCCATCGGCAGTTTGCGCGAGCCGCGCAGGATCACCCAGGCCAGGCCGATCAGCAATACCAGCGCGGCAGCAGCACCGGCCAGTACAGCACCGTGTCCGGCCGGGCCGGCCTGCAGCCACAGGGTTTCGTAGAACAGGATGACTTCGAACAGCTCGCGATAGACCGAGAAGAACGCCAGTACGGCGAAGCCGAAGCGACCACCACCGCCGACCAGGCTGCTCTTGATGTAGTCCTGCCAGGCTGCGGCGTGGCGACGATCATGCATCCACACACCGACCCACAGCAGCACCACGCTGGCAAATAGCGCGGTGATGCCTTCGAGCAGTTCGCGCTGGGCGCCGCTGACATCGATAACGTAAGCCGCCAGCGCCCAGGTACCGACCCCGGCGAGCAGCGCCATTCCCCAACCGATGTGCACGCTGCGCACTGCCTGCTGCTGATCGGTGTTGCGCAGGAAGGCAAGAATCGCCGCCAGCACCAGAATGGCTTCCAGCCCCTCGCGCAGCAGGATCAGCAGGCTGGCGAAGAAGCTCAGGCTGGCGTCCATGACGCTCTCGGCGAGCAGTGCCGCGGACTTGTCCAGCTCGACTCTGGCCTGCTCCAGCGCCTGAGCCGCCTGGCCGATACCGGCACCATCCTGCAGCGCCTGCCGATAGGCCATCAGGGCTCGTTCGGTGGTCTTGCGCTGCGCAGCATCGAGGTTGTCGAGAGCACTTTCGACCAGCTCGAAGCCTTCCAGATAGGCACCGACGGAAAGGTCATAGGCCTGCTCGCGATCACCATCGCGGTAGGCCTGCAGACTGCGCTCCAGGGTGTCGCGGGTGTAGCCGATCAGTTGCTGCGGGCCGCGCTGCTCCAGCACTGGATGGGCACGCAGGGCGCGAAATGCGGCGACATCGCCACCGCTGGCGGCGATCTCGGCCGGCGTGCGACCGGCCAGCTCACTCATGGCGAAGCGCGTCTGCCCCTGCGCCGGCGCTGCGGTAAAGCCGGCGATGTAAACCGCCAGATCCCAACGCTGACGATCATCGAGCTGGTCGGCAAAGGACGGCATGTCGGTGCCCTCGATACCCAACCCCAGGGTGTTGTAGAGATCGAAGAGGCTCAACCGATCCAGACGCGCGACGTCACGCAGATTGGCCGGCGGCGGCTCCAGGCCAATCCCCGCCGGTCCGTCACCCAGCCCGGTGTCGCCATGGCACACCGAACAGTGCTGGGCGTAGAGCGGCTCACCACGTTGCGGATCCGGCGTCAGCACCGGTGTCAGCGGCACCTGATAGAGCTCGACCAGACGCGCCCCCAGTTGCCGCGCGGCGCTGGACACTTCCTCGCCCGGCTGCCGCTGGAGAACGGCCTGGCGCAGGTCAGCCACATCCTGCTCCAGATCGGCGCGCCCTGCCTGAGCTGGCAGGGCAACGATGAGGCCCTGCAGTACATCGAGAAATTCCAGTTGTTCCTGGTATTCGCCAGTGTCGATCACCTGGCCAGCGGCAACGGTGGCCGGGTAGTCAGCGCCGATATAACCGATCAGATGCAACGCCTGCGCGGCGTCGAGAGGTTCGCCAACGGCGAGAAAGCTGAGGCAGGCCAGCAGCGGCAGCATCAGCCAGGAAAGAGAGAGACGGAAACGAGTCATCAATGCATCCCAAATGAGAATGGGTGGCATTAAATTGTTGCCTGCCTAACGACTCAGCACAAGGGAGATGTGAAATATTTCGTAACACTCGGCCGAACAGAGCGTTGCAGTGGCTGACCTCGACCAGCAGGAAGTCGAGGTCGAAAGACGCTCAGACGGCGGCGCGCTTGACCGTGGCCAGGAGGCCGGCAGCAGCGGCGAACAGCGCGGCGAAACTGCGATTCATCACCCGTTGCTGACGCGGGGTACGCAGCAGGCGCAGTACGCGCGAGGCAAGACCGGTGTAGCCGGCCATGACGATCAGGTCCACGCTGATCATGGTCACGCCCATCATCAGATACTGCGCCAGCAGAGGTGCATGCGGATCGATGAACTGCGGCAGTACCGCGAGCATGAAGACGATGGCCTTGGGGTTGCTGAAATTGACCAGAAAACCGCGCAACACCAGCGCCAGGGGCCGGCCGATCGGTCGCTCCGCCGCACCGGTATCCAGATCGCTGGGAATGGCGACCCACTGTTTGTAGGCGAGGAATGCCAGATAGCCCACGCCGAACCACTTGATCAGGCTGAAGGCCAGCGCCGAGGTAGCCAGAATGGCGCCCACACCCGCCGCGACGATGGCGATCTGCAGCGCCAGACCAAGCTGCAGGCCGAGTGCGTTCCAGTAACCGCGCCAGAAGCCATACTGCATGCCAGCCGACATCGAGGCCACGGCACCGGCCCCCGGCGACAGGCTGATCACCCAGCAGGCAACGAAGAAGGCGAGCCAGGTTTCCAAAGCCATGATGCGTACCTCGAGAAGCTCAAATCAGGGAAACCGCACAGCCTACTCCTGCTCCGCGGTATCGACCAGTAGCTCAGCGCCAGCGGCGTACGGACTTCTGGAAGAACAGGCTGTTGGGAACCTGCAGCAGGGCGCCGGCGGCGTCCTCACTGAGATCCTGCAGGGTGGTGTAGAACAGGTTGATGGATATCACCCTGCCTTTCACGCCGGGCTTGTCGGCACTCTCGATGACCTCGACGGTATCGCCCAGGCGAAACGGTCCCATGGTGAAGATCAGCAATGCGCAGAACATGTTCGACAGCACGCTCCAGATGGCGAAGAACGCCACCGCAGCGACAGCGGTGAAACCGGTCAGCGCCGTCCACAGGACATTCGCCGATACCCCCAGACGCTCCAGCACCATGAGCAGCGCACTGCCCATGATCAGCCAGCGCACCAGGCCACGCAGCGGTTGCAGCACCTCTGCCGGCAACAGGCTGTAGCGCGCGCCGAGGCGGCTGATGGCTCGGGTAAGAATGCGCTGGGCGATCCACGCCAGCAGGATGATCAGCAGCACCTGGCCGGCGCGAATCAGCGGATCGCGCCAGGCCGCCAGCAACTCAAGCTGTTCCATTACTCGGTTTCCTCCAGTTGTTGCTGCAACGCCTCCAGGGTCTCCAGAGCCGATAGCCAGGCCTCCTCCAGCTCGGCCTCGCGGGCCTTGAGCTGCGCCTGTTCGGCCAGACGCTCGCGCAGCTCGTCCTTGCGCGCAGACTCGTACAGAGCGCTATCGCCCAACTGAGCTTCCACAGCCGCGAGCTTTTCCTGCACCTTGCCCAGTTCCTGTTCGAGCTTCTCGGCCTGTTTCTTGTGCGGCGCCAACTGCTGGCGCAGCGCCGCCGCGGCCTGACGCTGCGCGCGCTTGTCGGTCTTGTCCGCAGCACCTTCAACCGGTGCGCTGGGCGGCGCCTGGCGCTGACGGTAGTCGATCAGCCAACGCGCGTAGTCGTCCAGATCGCCGTCGAACGGCGTCACGCGACCATCGGCGACCAGCAGGAACTCGTCAGTGGTGCTCTTGAGCAGGTGACGGTCGTGTGAAACCACCACCACGGCACCGGCGAACTCCTGCAGGGCCATGGTCAGCGCCAGACGCATTTCCAGGTCGAGGTGGTTGGTCGGCTCGTCGAGCAGCAGCAGGTTGGGCTTGCCCCAGGCAATCAGCGCCAGGGCGAGGCGCGCCTTCTCGCCACCGGAGAAGTTCACCACCGGCTCGTCGCAGCGCGCACCGCGGAAGTCGAAACCACCGAGGAAATCGCGCAGCGTCTGCTCGCGCTCGGTCGGCGCGATGCGTTGCAGGTGCAGCAGCGGGCTGGCCTTGTCATCGAGGGCGTCGAGCTGGTGCTGGGCAAAGTAGCCGATCACCAGATTCTCGCCGCGGGTCAGGCTGCCGCCGAGCGGCTGCAGCTCAGCGGCGAGGTTCTTGATCAGCGTCGACTTGCCTGCACCGTTGGGACCGAGCAGACCGATGCGCGCGCCCGGCACCAGACTCAGCTTGACCTGCTGCAGCACGGCCTTGTCGCCGTAACCCAGGCGACCTTCGCTGAGGCTCAGCAGGGGCGTGGAGATTTTCTCGGCCTCGCGGAAGACGAAGTCGAACGGCGAGTCGACATGCGCCGCGCTCAGCTCCTCCATGCGCTCCAGCGCCTTGATCCGGCTCTGCGCCTGACGGGCCTTGGTAGCCTGGGCCTTGAAGCGGGCGATGTACTTTTCCATGTGCGCACGCTGCGCCTGCTGCTTCTCGTAGGCCTGTTGCTGCTGGGCCAGACGTTCGGCACGGGTACGCTCGAAAGCCGTATAACCACCGCGATACAGGTTCAGCTTGCGCTGCTCGACGTGGGCAACATGATCGACCACGGCATCGAGAAAATCGCGGTCGTGGGAAATCAGCAGCAAGGTACCGGGATAGCTTTGCAGCCAGCCTTCGAGCCAGAGAATGGCATCCAGGTCCAGGTGGTTGGTCGGCTCGTCGAGCAGCAGCAGATCGGACGGGCACATCAGCGCCTGGGCCAGGTTCAGGCGCATGCGCCAGCCACCGGAGAAGTCGCCGACGCGGCGGTCCATCTGTGCGTTGTCGAAGCCCAGACCGGCCAG
The sequence above is drawn from the Pseudomonas sp. Z8(2022) genome and encodes:
- the hemB gene encoding porphobilinogen synthase is translated as MSVTPANRLFPATRLRRNRRDDFSRRLVREHRLSVDDLILPVFVLDGENRREAVPSMPGVERLSIDLLLQAAEHWVELGIPALALFPVTPLEKKSLDGAEAWNPDGIAQRAIRALRAKFPELGVISDVALDPFTTHGQDGVLDENGYVQNDITVDALVKQALSHAEAGAQVVAPSDMMDGRVQAIREALELAEHVNVRIMAYSAKYASAYYGPFRDAVGSAANLGKGNKLGYQMDPANGNEALHEVAADLAEGADMVMVKPGMPYLDILWRVKDAYKVPTFVYQVSGEYAMHMAAIQNGWLSEAVILESLTAFKRAGADGILTYFAVRAAELLKQG
- a CDS encoding DedA family protein; amino-acid sequence: MLQELIRQFGYPALVLGTFLEGEVSLLLAAYMAVRNVLEIEWVALCAFLGTFASDQLWYYLGRRHGRALLARKPRWQPLGERASALIRRYPDLWVLSFRFLYGLRTVMPLTIGLSGYSWRRYLLLDAIGAGVWAGGISLLAYSLGNAMGGLLEELRNYQVILLAAVVLLLTLAWLYRWRQRRRG
- a CDS encoding sterol desaturase family protein, with amino-acid sequence MNYVLYAVPFFFLLIGLELLADRWRGMRTYRLADSLNSLSAGVLSQVTGILTKVVGLLTYAFAWEHLALFELPENSLWVWVFAFVFYDFCYYWNHRLSHERNVLWAAHAVHHQSEDYNLSTALRQTSTGFIFSWIFYLPMALVGVPPLVFLTVAALNLLYQFWVHTRHIPKLGWFEWVFISPSNHRVHHAQNPIYMDRNYGGVFIVWDRIFGTFQEELDEEPVIFGVTVPLASWNPLWANLQVYAGLWNDARRAGSWWDRLRIWFMPTGWRPADVAARYPQAKADLSNFRKFEVPLGRGAQVYALLQFVCYLLAGVWLMAQGDALPLGAVLLACLWLMLGLCSIGLWLENRSNARRLEYLRLASNLPAFWLAGELGMLALNTGIWTWLIAYSLVSLLGIWWVRGSATPALTPPV
- the elbB gene encoding isoprenoid biosynthesis glyoxalase ElbB, whose product is MSKKVAVILSGCGVYDGAEIHESVITLLRLDQRGAEVQCFAPNVPQLHVVDHYSGDEMDETRNVLVESARIARGKIKDVKELRAAEFDALILPGGFGVAKNLSDFATGGANCSVQSDVLDACKAFVDAGKPVGLMCIAPALAAKIFGAGVVCTIGSDHDTAAALTQMGAEHQECEVSDIIEDEQRKLVTTPAYMLAQSIAEAASGINKLVDRVLELTHQQD
- a CDS encoding thioesterase family protein — translated: MPQAFTLDADLQQAVTTFFQRIPFNQLLGIEIDELSEEQVIMHLPMKPELIGNYLHGILHGGVISSLLDVCGGAMALIGAFANHQHLPAAERMNRLSKLGTIDLRIDYLRPGRGQRFTATAMPLRAGNKVAVIRMELHNDEGVLVAVGTGTYLCG
- a CDS encoding YaiI/YqxD family protein: MRVWIDADACPRAARDQVVKFALKRGFEVVLVAGQAVVRPNFACVKLIVVPSGPDAADDHLVEHAVPGELVICSDVPLADRLVKKGVAALDPRGREFDERNMGERLAVRNLFTDLREQGQVGGGQAPYSEKDRQAFANALDRILTRLSR
- a CDS encoding enhanced serine sensitivity protein SseB C-terminal domain-containing protein, which codes for MSSSIHSAHYADSPDLALAALRHPSLEQALSAACAQLAVREAFLAALRDPAIGPQPRLLLAVSGADQSGQRRLAALVAELLPDEVELDLIELADDSLSRAVRERCQPFYNA
- a CDS encoding FTR1 family protein, producing the protein MTRFRLSLSWLMLPLLACLSFLAVGEPLDAAQALHLIGYIGADYPATVAAGQVIDTGEYQEQLEFLDVLQGLIVALPAQAGRADLEQDVADLRQAVLQRQPGEEVSSAARQLGARLVELYQVPLTPVLTPDPQRGEPLYAQHCSVCHGDTGLGDGPAGIGLEPPPANLRDVARLDRLSLFDLYNTLGLGIEGTDMPSFADQLDDRQRWDLAVYIAGFTAAPAQGQTRFAMSELAGRTPAEIAASGGDVAAFRALRAHPVLEQRGPQQLIGYTRDTLERSLQAYRDGDREQAYDLSVGAYLEGFELVESALDNLDAAQRKTTERALMAYRQALQDGAGIGQAAQALEQARVELDKSAALLAESVMDASLSFFASLLILLREGLEAILVLAAILAFLRNTDQQQAVRSVHIGWGMALLAGVGTWALAAYVIDVSGAQRELLEGITALFASVVLLWVGVWMHDRRHAAAWQDYIKSSLVGGGGRFGFAVLAFFSVYRELFEVILFYETLWLQAGPAGHGAVLAGAAAALVLLIGLAWVILRGSRKLPMATFFGINAVLLCVLSVVFAGHGVAALQEAGVLGTRPVAFFEFDWLGIYADAWSLSAQGLALAGIALLYGRSWLGQRRYLPRQG
- a CDS encoding LysE family transporter — protein: MALETWLAFFVACWVISLSPGAGAVASMSAGMQYGFWRGYWNALGLQLGLALQIAIVAAGVGAILATSALAFSLIKWFGVGYLAFLAYKQWVAIPSDLDTGAAERPIGRPLALVLRGFLVNFSNPKAIVFMLAVLPQFIDPHAPLLAQYLMMGVTMISVDLIVMAGYTGLASRVLRLLRTPRQQRVMNRSFAALFAAAAGLLATVKRAAV
- a CDS encoding mechanosensitive ion channel family protein; the encoded protein is MEQLELLAAWRDPLIRAGQVLLIILLAWIAQRILTRAISRLGARYSLLPAEVLQPLRGLVRWLIMGSALLMVLERLGVSANVLWTALTGFTAVAAVAFFAIWSVLSNMFCALLIFTMGPFRLGDTVEVIESADKPGVKGRVISINLFYTTLQDLSEDAAGALLQVPNSLFFQKSVRRWR
- a CDS encoding ATP-binding cassette domain-containing protein, with product MIRLQNLTLQRGPQRLLEGAELTLHAGHKAGLIGANGAGKSSLFALLRGELTPDAGDCLLPGDWRIAHMRQEVDNLDRLAVDYVLDGDHNLRRVQAELAAAEQSHDGAAIARLHSELDSADGYTADARARKLLAGLGFDNAQMDRRVGDFSGGWRMRLNLAQALMCPSDLLLLDEPTNHLDLDAILWLEGWLQSYPGTLLLISHDRDFLDAVVDHVAHVEQRKLNLYRGGYTAFERTRAERLAQQQQAYEKQQAQRAHMEKYIARFKAQATKARQAQSRIKALERMEELSAAHVDSPFDFVFREAEKISTPLLSLSEGRLGYGDKAVLQQVKLSLVPGARIGLLGPNGAGKSTLIKNLAAELQPLGGSLTRGENLVIGYFAQHQLDALDDKASPLLHLQRIAPTEREQTLRDFLGGFDFRGARCDEPVVNFSGGEKARLALALIAWGKPNLLLLDEPTNHLDLEMRLALTMALQEFAGAVVVVSHDRHLLKSTTDEFLLVADGRVTPFDGDLDDYARWLIDYRQRQAPPSAPVEGAADKTDKRAQRQAAAALRQQLAPHKKQAEKLEQELGKVQEKLAAVEAQLGDSALYESARKDELRERLAEQAQLKAREAELEEAWLSALETLEALQQQLEETE